One part of the Gemmatimonadaceae bacterium genome encodes these proteins:
- a CDS encoding SusC/RagA family TonB-linked outer membrane protein, with translation MKRRLVGSLLGTFLFAATAFAQQRTVTGRVTDAQAGGLPGVQVIIKGTNRGTLTNTDGSYSVRADVGQVLVYRFLGYSPAERTIAADGAIDVQLAKVTTQLDAVVISALGQSTMQRALGTSQQMVAGADIAGTRRENFINALQGRVAGVEVTSSSGVPGASSSITIRGVSSISSSNQPLMIVDGLPIDNKTLNTGVLASDAPGSLTAFSNRGVDFTNRAADINPEDIETLVVLKGPEASALYGIDAANGAIVITTKRGRAGSSGFEYSTSFRMEKTRAEPELQRVYGPTGITGELLNSFSYFGAPYAAGTKFYDNVDGFFRTGLSQQHNLSFNGATGDNRINYRLALAGNRQEGVVRNSDYRRVNLTGASQAQVNRWLRADLSMAYAVADNDQPYKGNFGPLMGLLLWPQNDDARDWLTPAGGRRRITSLAEAGEIDNPYFNLEKNRVNSRNGRIVTNLGLQVTPFTWGSLRTNIGLDGYTNENQILRHPESALGFTYNGVIDEANDVVRNLNAQTVLNITERTLGGGFSISGLLGNQVSDFKSVTSALKGQDFLDPNFVSVNNTNLRTNRTTTSQRRLVSLFGSATLSYRDYLYLTGTARNDWTSTIPTDRNSFVYPSISGSFIFSDAFPSIGKFMSGKLRAAYAEVGKDARPYAYRPSLEFKTTSYGGYGYGFTGPNLALKPEFARSYEFGTELTFLDERLGVDVTWYRKQTKDQIVNDIRGSYATGFILFNLNGAVTRNEGTEVTLHAVPVATSAINWDVQANFERAKGRVLALPNALPESYVSDTWLFGNVRNGTSPGMSTRSLTGLFYQRNKNGELLIDPTTGLPLRSASFIDAGYDRQPQWLLGVTNTVTWRNMQLSFLLDFRRGGDVFNATEQYLTARGLSMRTLDREQPRVIKGVLRDGKENSATPTPNNIVVIPATQLGYYTGISEELFIEQDINWMRLRDVTLSYALPKGFAKMRDARVFITGTDLFLITNYSGLDPIVNGNTAAVGGSGASGIDYGNFPMPRGFNFGFKVGF, from the coding sequence ATGAAACGACGTCTCGTCGGCTCCCTCCTGGGCACGTTCCTCTTCGCCGCCACGGCGTTCGCCCAACAGCGCACGGTCACCGGTCGGGTGACCGACGCGCAAGCGGGCGGCCTGCCGGGAGTCCAGGTCATCATCAAGGGAACGAATCGCGGCACCCTGACCAACACCGACGGCAGCTACTCCGTGCGCGCCGATGTGGGCCAGGTGCTTGTGTATCGCTTCCTTGGCTATTCGCCTGCGGAGCGTACCATCGCAGCCGACGGCGCGATCGACGTGCAACTGGCCAAAGTCACGACGCAGCTCGACGCGGTCGTGATTTCCGCGCTTGGGCAATCGACCATGCAACGCGCGCTCGGCACCTCGCAGCAGATGGTGGCTGGCGCCGACATCGCGGGCACGCGGCGAGAGAACTTCATCAACGCATTGCAGGGTCGAGTGGCCGGCGTCGAGGTCACGAGCAGTTCCGGCGTGCCCGGCGCGTCATCGTCGATCACGATCCGCGGCGTCAGCTCGATTTCGAGCAGCAACCAGCCGCTGATGATCGTCGACGGCCTGCCAATCGACAACAAGACGCTCAACACCGGCGTGCTCGCCTCCGATGCACCGGGCTCGCTGACCGCGTTCAGCAACCGCGGCGTGGACTTCACCAATCGTGCGGCGGACATCAACCCGGAAGACATCGAGACGCTGGTGGTGCTCAAGGGCCCCGAGGCGTCGGCGCTCTACGGCATCGACGCGGCCAACGGTGCCATCGTGATCACGACCAAGCGCGGCCGCGCCGGCAGCAGCGGGTTCGAATACAGCACGAGCTTCCGCATGGAGAAGACACGCGCCGAGCCCGAGCTGCAGCGCGTGTACGGACCTACCGGCATCACCGGTGAGCTGCTCAACTCCTTCTCGTACTTCGGAGCGCCCTACGCCGCCGGCACGAAGTTCTACGACAACGTCGACGGCTTCTTCCGCACCGGGCTCTCGCAGCAGCACAACCTGTCGTTCAACGGCGCCACCGGCGACAACCGCATCAACTACCGGCTCGCCCTGGCCGGCAACCGCCAGGAAGGTGTGGTGCGCAACTCCGACTATCGCCGCGTGAACCTGACCGGCGCATCGCAGGCGCAAGTAAACCGCTGGCTGCGCGCCGACCTCTCCATGGCCTACGCCGTGGCTGACAACGACCAGCCGTACAAGGGCAACTTTGGCCCCTTGATGGGCCTTCTCCTCTGGCCGCAGAACGACGATGCCCGCGACTGGCTCACGCCCGCCGGCGGTCGGCGGCGCATCACGTCGCTCGCCGAGGCGGGCGAAATCGACAACCCCTACTTCAACCTCGAGAAGAACCGCGTCAACTCGCGCAACGGGCGCATCGTGACCAACCTCGGTCTGCAGGTGACGCCGTTCACCTGGGGGAGCCTGCGCACCAACATCGGCCTCGACGGCTACACCAACGAGAACCAGATCCTCCGCCATCCGGAGAGCGCGCTCGGCTTCACCTACAACGGTGTCATCGACGAGGCCAACGACGTCGTTCGCAACCTCAATGCGCAGACGGTGCTCAACATCACCGAGCGCACGCTGGGTGGCGGGTTCAGCATCAGCGGGCTCCTCGGCAACCAGGTCTCGGACTTCAAGTCGGTGACCTCGGCGCTCAAGGGCCAGGACTTCCTCGATCCGAACTTTGTATCGGTCAACAACACCAACCTGCGCACCAACCGCACGACCACCTCGCAGCGCCGGCTGGTGAGCCTCTTTGGCAGCGCCACGCTGAGCTACCGGGACTACCTCTACCTCACCGGCACTGCGCGCAACGACTGGACCTCGACGATCCCCACGGACCGCAACTCGTTCGTGTACCCGTCGATCTCCGGCAGCTTCATCTTCTCGGATGCGTTTCCCTCGATCGGGAAGTTCATGAGTGGCAAACTGCGCGCTGCGTACGCCGAGGTGGGCAAGGACGCGCGTCCGTACGCTTATCGACCGTCGCTCGAGTTCAAGACCACGTCGTACGGCGGTTACGGGTACGGCTTCACCGGGCCGAATCTGGCGCTCAAGCCCGAGTTCGCGCGCTCCTACGAGTTTGGCACCGAGCTCACGTTCCTGGACGAGCGCCTTGGCGTCGACGTGACCTGGTACCGCAAGCAGACCAAGGACCAGATCGTCAACGACATCCGCGGCAGCTACGCGACCGGCTTCATCCTGTTCAACCTGAACGGTGCGGTGACGCGCAACGAGGGCACCGAGGTCACGCTGCACGCGGTGCCGGTCGCGACGTCGGCCATCAACTGGGACGTGCAGGCGAACTTCGAGCGAGCGAAGGGTCGCGTGCTGGCCCTGCCCAACGCCTTGCCGGAGTCCTACGTGTCGGACACCTGGCTCTTCGGCAACGTGCGCAACGGCACGTCGCCGGGTATGTCCACACGCTCGCTCACCGGCCTCTTCTACCAGCGCAACAAGAACGGGGAGCTGCTGATCGACCCGACCACCGGCCTGCCGCTCCGCTCGGCGAGCTTCATCGACGCGGGCTACGATCGACAGCCGCAGTGGCTCCTCGGTGTCACCAACACGGTCACGTGGCGCAACATGCAGCTCAGCTTCCTGCTGGACTTCCGGCGGGGCGGCGACGTGTTCAACGCCACCGAGCAATACCTCACGGCGCGCGGCCTCAGCATGCGGACACTCGATCGTGAGCAACCCCGGGTGATCAAGGGCGTGCTGCGGGACGGCAAGGAGAACAGCGCGACACCGACGCCCAACAACATCGTGGTGATTCCGGCGACGCAGCTGGGGTATTACACCGGCATCAGCGAGGAACTGTTCATCGAGCAGGACATCAACTGGATGCGGCTGCGCGACGTCACGCTCTCCTATGCGCTGCCCAAGGGCTTTGCGAAGATGCGCGACGCGCGCGTGTTCATCACGGGCACGGACCTCTTCCTCATCACCAACTATTCCGGCCTCGACCCCATCGTGAACGGCAATACCGCCGCCGTTGGCGGCTCGGGCGCCTCCGGCATCGACTACGGCAACTTCCCCATGCCGCGCGGATTCAACTTCGGCTTCAAGGTGGGGTTCTGA
- a CDS encoding ABC transporter permease: MASPSVASITEGLLGLFVNPLRTSLSTIGVVIGVASVIATLTLADGLEEYAREQLAARTDVQSVTVASRTTENRDGFDFPLGGYVVFDTHDAAELGETMMERAEVTMVATARAIVSGAFTAPRAAEVTATLANFLDFGRRSLQAGRYFTDGEAARGASVVVLSHKLASELSPTGDPTLMLGRTIRVHRRPLVAVGIMPPFTGEQRYEVYIPVRSAVSMFGGGRALKPSLVVRASRFEAVNSVKAEIEEWLATRYRNWRQRVRVTTQLARIAEVQTAMLVFKLVMGSLAGIALFVGGVGIMNVLLASVTERTREIGVRKALGARHRDVLLQFLAESVAIAALGSACGTLLGLGAAYSLSAVVRAMVPLAPLRATVTVPTLLTAVVAAVVVGVAFGTFPALRAARLSPIDAIRHE, encoded by the coding sequence ATGGCATCTCCCTCCGTCGCTTCGATCACCGAAGGGCTCCTCGGCCTCTTCGTCAACCCGCTCCGGACCTCGCTCTCGACGATCGGTGTCGTCATCGGCGTCGCTTCGGTCATCGCCACCCTCACACTCGCCGATGGGCTGGAGGAATACGCGCGCGAACAGCTCGCCGCTCGGACCGATGTCCAGTCCGTGACGGTGGCGTCGCGGACAACGGAGAACCGAGACGGCTTTGATTTTCCGCTCGGTGGCTACGTCGTCTTTGACACCCACGACGCAGCTGAACTGGGAGAAACCATGATGGAACGCGCCGAGGTGACCATGGTGGCGACCGCGCGCGCGATCGTGAGTGGCGCCTTTACCGCGCCACGCGCGGCGGAGGTGACCGCGACGCTGGCGAACTTTCTGGACTTCGGCCGACGGAGCCTTCAGGCCGGACGCTACTTCACCGATGGCGAAGCGGCGCGCGGCGCGTCGGTCGTCGTACTCTCGCACAAGCTGGCCAGCGAACTGTCCCCAACGGGCGACCCGACGCTGATGCTGGGACGCACGATTCGCGTACACCGGCGCCCGCTCGTGGCCGTGGGGATCATGCCGCCGTTTACCGGAGAGCAGCGGTATGAGGTCTACATCCCCGTGCGCAGCGCCGTGTCCATGTTCGGCGGCGGGCGCGCGCTCAAGCCTTCGCTCGTCGTGCGCGCCTCGCGCTTCGAGGCGGTGAACTCGGTGAAGGCCGAGATCGAGGAGTGGCTCGCCACGCGCTACCGCAACTGGCGCCAGCGCGTGCGCGTGACGACGCAGCTCGCGCGGATTGCCGAAGTGCAGACGGCAATGCTCGTCTTCAAGCTGGTCATGGGCAGCCTGGCCGGTATCGCGCTGTTCGTTGGCGGCGTCGGCATCATGAACGTGTTGCTGGCCAGCGTGACCGAGCGCACGCGCGAGATCGGGGTACGCAAGGCGCTGGGCGCGCGCCACCGCGACGTGCTGCTGCAGTTCCTCGCCGAATCCGTGGCGATCGCCGCGCTCGGAAGTGCATGCGGCACGCTGCTTGGCCTCGGAGCGGCGTATTCGCTGTCGGCGGTCGTGCGCGCGATGGTCCCGCTCGCGCCGCTGCGCGCCACCGTGACCGTCCCGACGTTGCTGACTGCAGTGGTTGCCGCCGTCGTGGTCGGGGTGGCCTTCGGCACGTTTCCGGCACTGCGTGCCGCGCGGCTCTCTCCGATCGACGCGATCCGGCACGAGTAG